AAAGGTTATGGTTAAAGAAGTTCCTGTGATAAAGGAAGTTATTAAGGAAGTTCCAAAATTAGTTGAAACAAAGGCTACCCAAGAAGAAAATGTTGAAGAGAATGTAACTATAGATGATGTAAAAAATATGTGGGATTCTATACTAAGTGAATCTAAAAGTAAAAAAGTTACTTTAGGAGCCTTTTTAATAACAGCAAAACCTAAAAAAATTGAAAAGGGAGTTTTATATATTATATTCCCAAGAGAAAATGTGTTTGCTAAGGAACAGATGGAAAATGATAATTATCATAGAGTATTTTTAGAAACTGTGAGAGAGTTAACTTTAAGTAATATAAATATTGTTTATGAACTAGAAGGTGGAAGCAAAAAAAATCTAGAAAAATCAGAAAAAGATTTAGCAGAACAAATTATAGATTTTTTTGGAGGAGAGATTATATAAAGTTAACAAAATTTAGGTAATATGGTATAATAAACCTATGAATTTTTTTCATAGGAGGAAAAATGTTTTTATTAAGTTCGATAGGAATTGTTTTTTTATTTATAGTATGTATATCTATGCCCTTAGTAAGTTTTCTTTTACCTGTGTATAAAATAAAGAAAATGAGCACTTTAGGGATTAAGGAAAGATTGATAGTTAATGGGATATCTATGGGTATTTTAGCTTATATAGATCCTATGTTCTTAGGAATGTATGTGGGATTTTTTCTAGTAATTGAAGGATTATATTACTATTTTAAAAACTTTAAAAATAATACACCTATATTTGATAGAATCTTTATAACTGCAATAGTAACAACTGCTATTATGGGATTATATTCTTATTTTTTAAGAGATGATATAAGTAATAGTGTTGTATTTTTAAAGGAGATATATAAGGCAAAACTAAATCTTTCTAATGGAGAAGTAAATAGAATTTTTGACATTTTAAAAGAAAATTATATTTTCCTTTTATTTATTTACTCAGGAATAAGTAGCTATTTTACTTATTATATTTTAGATAGAAAAACTTACAAAAGTTGGGATATTTCATATAAATGGACAATACTATATATAGTTGGTTTCTTTATACAAAAATACATAAAAAAAGAAATCTATTATGGAAATAATATATTAGAAATAGGTAAGTTGATTTATATTATTTTTGGAATAAGAGTGATTTATTCTAAATTAAGTGAAAGAATGAATCTAAAGGGAATAAATAAGTTTATTTCTATTGTAATAGGAGGAATGTTTCCCTCAATTACATTTATATTAGGCGCTATAAAAAGTTTCAATGTGAAAGTAAGAATTATTAGAAAATAGGGGGTATTTCAAAATGGCGAAAATACAAGTTATATTAACAGCGGATGTTGCAGGACAAGGTAGAAAGGGAGAGATTGTCAGTGTATCAGAGGGATATGCAAAAAACTTCCTATTAAAAAATAACAAAGGTGTTATGGCAACTGATGAAGAGCTAAAAAAAATAGAGAATAGAAAAAAAAGAGAAGCTAAAAAAGCTCAAGAGGAAAAAGAGAAATCTTTAGGATTAAAAAAAGAGTTAGAAAGTAAAAAAATAGTAATAGTTGCTAAAACTGGAGATAATGGAAAACTATTTGGAGCAATTACAAATAAAGAAGTATCATCTGAGATAGAGAAAGCTTTTGGTGTTGCAATTGATAGAAAGAAAATAGAGTGTAATATAAAAGCTTTAGGAGAACATAAAGCTATAGTAAAATTACATACTGAAGTTAAAGCGGAAGTAACTGTTGTAGTTAAAGGATAGGAGATAAAATGGAAGATATTCAGACTCTAAGAAAAGTTCCAAGTAGTATAGAAGCTGAGAGGTCTGTTCTAGGGGGAATATTTCTTAAACCAGATGTATTTGGTGAAGTTATAGAAGTGATTTCTCCCAATGACTTTTACAAAACACAACATAAAATTATCTATGAAACAATGATGGAAATTTATGGGGCGGGAAACCAGATTGACCCTATAATAGTAATGGATAGATTAAAGAGAAAAAATAAATTTGAAGAAATCGGTGGAGAGACTATTTTATATGAAATTATAGAAGAAGTTCCAACGGCAGCAAATATTTTAACATATGCTAGGATAATAAAAGAAAAATCTACTCTTAGAAATTTAAGTGATATAGGAACTAAAATTGTAGAGATGAGTAGAGATGGATATGAAGATGTAGACACAATTTTAGATAAAGCAGAAGGGCTTATATTTAAAGTTGCTGAAGGGAAAGAATCAAAGGATGTTATTTCTTTAAAGGAAGCTATGAGTGGAGAGTTTGAAAGATTAGAACAACTTTTTCAAAACAAAGGAGCTACTACTGGTATTCCTTCAGGATTTAAAAGTTTTGATGAAATGACAAGTGGATTTCAACCTTCAGATTTAGTTATCTTAGCTGCAAGACCATCTATGGGAAAAACAGCCTTTGCACTAAATTTAGCATTGAATGCAGGAATGAAAAGTAATAAAGCTGTATTAGTCTTCAGTTTAGAGATGTCTAGTACACAGCTTCTTCAAAGATTATTAGCTGTAGAAGCAGGAATAGGATTACAAAAGATTAGAAATGGATTTTTAACCAATGATGATTGGGGAAAACTTGGAATTTCTAGTGGAAAGTTAGCAAATTCAGAAATAAATATAGCAGATGTACCCAATGTAAATGTACTAGAAATTAGATCTATAGCTAGAAGATTAAAAGCTGCGGGTAAATTAGATATGATAATAATAGACTACTTACAGCTTATAAAGGGTAGTAGCAGTAGATCAGATAACAGACAACAGGAAATATCTGATATTTCTAGATCTCTAAAGGGAATAGCTAGAGAATTAGATGTTCCAATTATTGCTTTGTCACAGTTATCTCGTGCTCCAGAACAAAGAGCCGATAGAAGACCGATGTTATCAGATTTAAGAGAATCTGGAGCAATTGAGCAAGATGCGGATATGGTTGTATTTTTATATAGAGATGATTATTATAATGATGATAGTGAAAGTAAAGGTATAACAGAAGTTATTATTGGAAA
This genomic stretch from Cetobacterium ceti harbors:
- the rplI gene encoding 50S ribosomal protein L9, with protein sequence MAKIQVILTADVAGQGRKGEIVSVSEGYAKNFLLKNNKGVMATDEELKKIENRKKREAKKAQEEKEKSLGLKKELESKKIVIVAKTGDNGKLFGAITNKEVSSEIEKAFGVAIDRKKIECNIKALGEHKAIVKLHTEVKAEVTVVVKG
- the dnaB gene encoding replicative DNA helicase, with product MEDIQTLRKVPSSIEAERSVLGGIFLKPDVFGEVIEVISPNDFYKTQHKIIYETMMEIYGAGNQIDPIIVMDRLKRKNKFEEIGGETILYEIIEEVPTAANILTYARIIKEKSTLRNLSDIGTKIVEMSRDGYEDVDTILDKAEGLIFKVAEGKESKDVISLKEAMSGEFERLEQLFQNKGATTGIPSGFKSFDEMTSGFQPSDLVILAARPSMGKTAFALNLALNAGMKSNKAVLVFSLEMSSTQLLQRLLAVEAGIGLQKIRNGFLTNDDWGKLGISSGKLANSEINIADVPNVNVLEIRSIARRLKAAGKLDMIIIDYLQLIKGSSSRSDNRQQEISDISRSLKGIARELDVPIIALSQLSRAPEQRADRRPMLSDLRESGAIEQDADMVVFLYRDDYYNDDSESKGITEVIIGKQRNGPVGTVSLRFFHEITRFADYTTKVD